One Primulina eburnea isolate SZY01 chromosome 4, ASM2296580v1, whole genome shotgun sequence genomic window, acaaaacctcatccacatacttcccaatagaaaaggacactagaacttgcctatttactttcacctccgcacaatcattcaaccattgaagtctATATGGTTGAGGGTGCTTTAGAGTAGGCAAACTCAACTTCTCCACCATCTCACAACTAGCTACGTTggtgcaacttcccccatctataATAACGTTGCAAACCCTTTCGTTCACAAAgcacctagtatggaacaagttccccctttgattggtctcctcctccttgacctggccaatcatgatacgcctagtcaccaatgactctcctacaaccgcctcatatccctcatcgggatcctccaatgcaggcatatcatcatcactaccctcgcttTGGGACTCATACTCATCATAAGCATTCAAAACCatcaccctcttattaggacattcactagcaatatgacccaacccttgacatctaaaGCATTTAGTATCCCTAGaacgattagaaggagtttcagatttaccttggactccttgTTTAGGTGTTTCGTGCTTGGCCTCCATCTTGGGTTTGGTCACCTCTTTACTTTCATCAAGTTTTGCCCCGTTTGGTCGCCAAGAAGTTGACGAGCTCCCACTTTGATTGGCGCGGCCAACTccacgccttttgagttgttgctccacctttatggccatttgcaccatctcgtctaaaTCTAtgtagtgccgaagctccacttgatcttggatctccctgttcaaaccacaaaggaaacgagccatagttgcttcattatctTCCTCAACATTGgtcctaatcatgactacttccatctccttatagtagtcctcaacactcttcaaccattgcctcaaagtttgtaacctcttaaacatctccctataatagtagttaggcacaaacctcttcctcattaccctcttcatctcatcccaagactcaatgggtctctcattatacttccttttagtggtcactaattgatcccaccaaatgagagcatagtctaagaattcaaccaccgccaacctcaccttcttttgttcggagtagtggtgacattcaaatacgaactctaccctcttttcccactctaggtatgcctccgggtcagatttcccatggaacgatggaattttcatcttaatgctacccatgtgaccatcttccctagtctcctcatacctaccccgcatggcttctcttcttcctctcccaaatcctctatctcCTCCATTCCTACcacaattctcattttgactctcatcgcctcctcccaaatcatactcctcatcatctctacccaaatccttaggcttaggtttacccccactaacactaacctcaagtttacccaacctctcatgcaacgactccatttgggtcgtcatcaccctactaaaatccccaaacaacgcatctaGTTGGGCCTTGGAcaaccccgaattcgaactatctcctacctccctctccatttaatgtcaatttgtacctgcaagaaaaggttagtagaaataaaataatcctcacccaaatgctcacggtcactccaaagaaattcactcgtcttttctcacaattttgtttgctcacaacaaatactcaccgttcactccaaagaaaagtcatttgcactcaagtgtatcactcaaattttgagagctctcttggaagtgctcaagctttgtattctgggtatatcaaacaatcaaggttcaaacttgtgaacaaatgcgaccgactcacttggactgtgtaggcaagaaattcgaatatagagaatattttttttttgactgtgagagacaattgaatatgactctctaaagggaatagaacaatatatcaaaaagaaataatggtgaattttcggaatttttgtactcttttttttttttaatactacTCGaacatcccaaaaaaaaaacaccaacaaatttcgagaatcacagattcacgaatttttttttttttacgaagACGATAGAACAACAGATCTGAAAGCGGAATTAAAGAATATCACAGATCTGAAATTTAAtaacaagatacttacttgaattcaataaacctaaagctctgataccaaatgatgtgaatctcaacacgaataaatagcaaacacgattaaaaataaagcgcaccctctattcaattacgataataagattcgtatgttttcccgatcttttgaatcaagtattgttgtgttattcacctctaaactacgaaagtctagcaacaaataaacacggaatagcaatcgaaaattagaacgaaccttcgaagaacgatgcctacgacaatccgcacaagaacgatcgacaaacgccacaaagttataaactttgataagtttgatttgatttaacaaagcgaaagccttgaaaagttgagagaaaattctcacaagtttgataaactcaaaataatatgtgtattgtgtgttaaaatttcgtccaagatgtttacatatcaaaaaggattactagaatctagtttcctaacaaagtaaaactctaaagaaggaaataaaatcgcgcagaaaacactagacacggaccccgtgccgaCCTcagtgtccgggtccgtgtacatactgtaaataatcttcaatcggaaacaagggacacgaaccccgtgcttacctccgtgtacgggtccgtgtaggcactatcttcgccaaatacatagggcacggaccccgtgtacaggtccgtgtgcTGGTCCGTGTACTCTCGGCCGCTTAAAACAAATGCTTGAATGGTATTTCTTCGGCTCCCAAACGCACTCCCATGTCTTCCACACCTTTCCTGGAGTTTGGCCCACCATGATCGCATCAGCACATCCCTGACCCGGGACGTTCCGAGGTATCATTACTCCCTCCTTAATTATTCGGGCTAGAGacatactcgctgtcccgatgaGTCTTGTGTGCCCGGTCAGGAAAATCGCCTTGCCACTTGTTCTTCTCCGGGATAGCTGTAGCATATTGACACGTGGGTATTGCTGACGTAAGCCATAGGATTTTTCAGAGACTCTTCTTTTCCCAATGAATCATTATGACACCTTGATTCCTGGacctgtcttttcaaatacctttgtgtcttttcaaatatctttacgcAATTTCCTATGTAAATATGAGCCGTTTGATTCATTGTGGATCAATGGTGTGGATTGGTTTCCCTCTCCTATATATAGTAACCCACCCTCTATTCAAAGACATCAACAAACTTATTATTCAAGGAATATAATGGCAGGTGCAAGCGGTTCGAAGTCTCCAGATATGTATGCGTCCTTCAAGAAGTCTGCCTTGGAAACTCGAAAGGCTGCTATAGAAGATGAAGTTTTCCACAAAATTATCCACTACTGGGAAAAGCTTCAGAGATTGAAGTTTCTTTACGAGACCGAGGAAGCTAATTCTTCGAGACTGGTGGTAAAGATGATGGAGTACCGGGAACGCCTGCACGTTTCCGAGACAGTGGATCTCTTCGAGGATGATTATGTTTATGAGTTGATGCTCTACAAAGAAAGGAAGATTCTGACGGACATGGCCGACTCTGATAGCTTCCTCAAGACATCCACTGGAAGAATAAAGGGCTGGATGACCCTGTGGATGACTTTTGTAGAGGAGGAATATTATGATGTAGTCCGCAAGAATTTCATCAAATAAAAGCTATTTTTGTTTTACATCTCTGTTATTTCCCTGGCATCTTTAATTATCATCAGTTGatatacataggatgtttagaataaccgacaatactGAGTGACCTTAATCGAATATGAATAATGGATAATCGACAAACCGACCTGCCGGGTCCTCACATATCTCGGTTCTAGAATGCCGGAACCTCATATTCCCAGGCTTTAAGATAAACTGCCAGGCTCTCTCACCGCCCGGGGTAAAAATATAGCGCCCAGGCCTTATTTTTCCCTTGCTAAGATGTTTTGTCGGTTAGTGTTCTCGGGTAGTTTACGGAGTGCCATCATGACGTATGCTTTAGCATTTATATCGCCGAAAATTGTTTCATATTCCGAGGACCTGATAATGATAACACATCGATATTCGTGCACGTCCTTCCGTCTACTCGACTCCATTTCCAAGGCTCATCCTGATCGTTCATATATTCATTCAACGGTTGAGATTGATTCTTCTTCTGAATGAATGGGAAGGCGTTTCGACTGCCTTGAGCCTCTACCCACTTCTCCATTATTAAATGGCCActtgtctataaataagacgaTGGGAATGAAATGTGAGTGTTAGTTTAATATGTCAAGCTCAAGTGATTCCAGCGCTTGTAGCAGCACAGTCTCTTCCATTGGTGCTCACAGTCAGATACCGGTTGTACTACGTCCTTACGTGGAGAATTTGAAAAGGACTGTTGAAGAATATATCGGGGTAAAGGTTATGTCTACTGGTACAAGATCCAGGATATTAATAACGCGCACCAAAATGGCTTGGCTCTTACTCGTGCACAGAGAGTAGTGGCAAGGAAATATAGGCGGGAGCTTGAAGTAGCTCGAACTGCAGATCTAGCCACCGACCAAACTCTgctgcatgcaatgctatggaaggaatgGCATCATCTGTACAAGATCTCAACCGCTGAGTCCTTCACTAATCTTCACCTTTAGGAATTGACTGATTGGATAACTGAATGGCAAGATTATGTAACTTCTAGAATAGCTGTAATACGACATCGACCATTTccttaataaaaaatttcttaattatCGTATCTTATGTTCCTTTATGTCTTCTGCAAACAAATCGGTATAAATTAAGGACGGATAAGCGATAAAAGATAATATCTCGGGCTTAAAATTAAATGCCAGGTCCTCATACCACCCGGGGCCTCGTGTCTCTCAGGCTTAGAAGATAATGCcggggcctcatgtctcccggGCATAGAAGATAATGTCGGGGCCTCTTGTCTCCCGGGCTTACAAGATTTTGTAGTTTGGTTTCCCCGGGTAATTAATGCGATGTCAGAACAGCGCATCCCTTTCTGACAAGCTGTCAGGAACTGTTCATATTCCGAGCAGATGAATGATTACAACTCCTCGATTTGTGCACGCGTCTTTTCAAATATCCTGCCTAATTATGCCGCTCAATTTCTGAGGCTGATCTGGTCCGTTCGATTTTCTTTAGATCAACGGTTTAGATCACCTTCTTCCCTTATATATAGTAGATGACCGGTTTTCCAAGAACCATTTGCAAATTCAAATTATAGCGAAGCTCTGCCAAATTCCTCTCTCGAGCTTTTCCACCGCGCAGATCTTATTCCGACGATCTTTTCGTTCGTCGACTACCGGTCATCATCTTCGTTTATTCCTAGTAAGTCTTTTCTCCCTTCTTTACTTAGCCATGTCAAACTCTACCTCCTCTACTTCTGGCCAAAATGCCAAGGGTCGATCAGAAGATAATTCCCTGACTCCTTCCGATCAATCTGCCCACATCCCCGTAGATATTTCCATCTCCCGCTCCTGACCCCTCCAAAAACCCAAAACTTCTTCTTCCCGGCCTGCAAGGGTTTCCGTCAAGGGGAAGGATAAAGCAGCAGGACCCCCGTGGTTTTCTACTGTGACCTCTACACTTCGTCCAGGGAGCATAGAGGAAATTAGGTCTCTAGGCTCCATCCCACCCACCTATAAAATTCAAATTCCCGGGCCAAACGACCACCCCGACACCCCTCCTCCTGGTTTTCATACCTTCTTCCTAGAACAACTTAGGAGCGGGCTTCGTTTCTCGATTCACTATTTCTTTGAAAGTTTTGTTCGGTTATTCAATCTTCCCATCAATCACCCCCACCCTTATGCTTTTAGGATAATGGCAGCCACTTTTGTTTTGTTCCGCATGAAGTCCCTTCTGATCAACTCCtctatttttcattatttttattcTTGCCGATTTAATGACGAGGTCTTTTATTTCATGGCCCGGATGCATTACCGGTTTTTAACCGACATCCCTTCTTCCCTGAAGGGGTGGAAgacaaaatttttctttcttcaattccCGACTCTTCCGACCTGTGCCCTGGGCTTTCTGTCTTCTATGCCCACGCAGCCCGAGCTTCCCCGAGACGTCAAGTTTCTCCCTCCTTTTACCCACGCCTGGGATGCTTTGGAGAAGCAATCCTACATGTCCTCGGTACTGATCGGGGGGTGCAATCTGGTTCATTATGGGATCGGGTCCCGGCCTAAGGACCCATGGGTTCGgattattgatgaatttgatCAACCTGGGTCGCAGACTGGTAAATTACTTTCCTTGGTCTACTCATCTCTTGTATGCTTTTAAATCTAATGTCAATTTTCGATGCATCCGAAGAAGATATGATCAGGGCAAGATGTCAGGAGGCTGCTGCTAAGAGAAAATCTGAGCAGAAAAAGATCCGGGATGAGAAGAGGGCCCGGAAATTCAAGAGGAGGAAGAACGCCAAGCCCAGGCGGCATCTGAGGCCCGGGAAATCCAAGACTGCAGAGTTGAGGTGGAAGGTGAGGCCTAGGAGGAAACCACTCTTCCCCGGGAAGAGTCCACCGTCCATGCTACTGAAGAAAATCTGGCTCCTCTAAATCGACGAAAGAGGAAAGCCACCCAGGGCCGATTGCGGAAGCGGTGGTGGTAGAGGATGAGATGGAGAAGATTGCCCGGTCTCCTCCTATGACTGGTTCTTCTGCCGGTCTCTCCGGGGGAAGGCCCTGGGTCGTCCCTATATCTTTGGGGAGGATATTTGCTCGGACCTTGTCAAAATCATCCGAGGCCTTATGCGCCCTGACGAGGTGGTACACCTTCAGGGAATGCATCCCAATATGTTGCTTTGCGAAGGAGTATCCCGGACCTACACCGTAAGTCCATAAAATTGCATTCGTTTATACTACCTTCTCTGACCTTTTTATGTTTTCAAGGCTTGCAGATGATCATACATTCCTACGAGCGAGTGGCTCAAGTGGCCAAGGGGGCAAATGTTCAGGCTACCTTGGCTCGGGAGATGCATGCTAAACTCCAAGAGAAGGTGGGTCGTTTGAATGAGCTTCATGAGCATGTCTTGGCTCGGGAGAAGGCCTGCTGGCAACAGCAAATGGACTTGGCTCAAGCGGAGCTTGCTAAGGCCCAGGCGGAGGCGAAAGCAGCAAGGGCGGAGGAAGTCCGGGCTGAGGATTTTCAGACCGCTTTGAACCTCCTGAAGACTGCCCAGGAGGAACAAATGATCAATTTTATGAAGTCCCCAGAGTTCAAGAAGATGTTGGCTGATAAATCCTTCCCCTATTTTGAACAAGGCTTCAACAAGTGTGTGGAGCAATTCGAGAAGGCAGGCTTAGTTCCAGCTGACCAGGAAGACTTTCCTGATCTAGAGAGGGCAGCCGTCTCTCTCCCAGATGAGGAGGAGAAGCAGAGCAAAGAGCAAGGTCCCCGAGTAGATTAGGATTCTCtctcttctcttttttttttttgttattcccGGGTTTCCGGGCATCTTGTAAATgtcttcttttctttaaatGAGATCTTGCTTCCAATATTTCTAGAATTTGTAAATTATTTTGAACTCCATAGTAACTCTGAATTGAATTTTATCAATCACCAACCAATATAttttttcaaagcaaaaacctGAGGGCTCGATACGAAATTAATATTGATGGGCCCTGGGACTTAGCAGATAACCAGGATGCGGTTTCCtcggccagggtacgggtccctggacttagcAGTTAACCAGGCTGCGGGTCCCTGGGCCAGGGTATGGGTCCCTGTACTTAGCAGATAACCAGGATGCGGGTTCCtaggccagggtacgggtccctgggcaTAGCAGATAACCACTGTGCGGGTCCCTGGGCCAGGTACGGGTCCCTGGCCTTAgcagataaccagggtgcgggtcCCTGGGCCAGGGTATGGGTCACTGGGCTTAgcagataaccagggtgcgggtcTCTGGGCCAGGGTACGGACGGGTCCATGGATTTAgcagataaccagggtgcgggtcCCTGGGCCAAGGTACGGATCTCTGGACTTAGCAGATAACCAGGATGCGGGTCCCTGGGCCAGGGTACGTGTACCTGGACTTAGTAGACATTTTCCTGAATTATTTCTTTATTTGAGGAAGAAGCAATAAATACACGTGCTTTTAAACATAATATTTCTTTAAATGAAAAACATTCCACGGCCTCTTGAGAGTATGTCCCTGAGAATCTTCGAGGTAATAATCTGTACCTGAGCTAACTCTTCGAATTATTTTGAAGGGTCCTTCCCACCGGGCTTCTAATTTCCCTACATCACCCACCGATTTCACCTTTTTCATGACCAAGTCCCCTATCTGAAAGTTTCGTGCCCGAACATGCTTATTATAAGATTTCATTATCCGGCTATGATAAGCTTCCATTCGGATGGCTGCTCTGTCTCTCTTTTCTTCAACTAGATCAAGTTCAATGGCCCGGTATTGATCATTCTTGCTCGAGTAAGATTCTACCCGAGTAGAAGATTGCCCAATCTCCACCGGCAGGACTGCTTTGAACCATAGACAAGGCTGTAGGGTGTTTCCCCAGTCGATGATCGAGGCGTATTTCGATATGCCCATAAGATACTCGGTAATTCTTCTACCCAATTTTTTCCTTTTCCATGGAGCCGGGCTTTCAATGCTTGCACAATGATCCTGTTGGTCACTTCCGTCTGGCAATTAGCTTGAGGGTAAGCTACTGAGGTGAAAGATTGAATAATCTTCATTTCTTGACACCAGGAGGTGATCCTCTTCCCTTGGAATTGTCTTCCATTATCTGAAATTAATTTCCATGCCATATCTGCAAACAATATTATTCCACAGAAATTTCATGACCTCATCCTCAGTAATCTTGGCTAATGGTTCGGCCTCTACCCACTTTGAAAAATAATCCACAGCCACCAGGAGGATTTTTTTTGGGCTCGGGCTATGGGGAGGGGACCCACAATATCTAAACCCATTGGTCAAAAGGGCATAATGCAGAGATCGGTTGCATATTCGTGGTTGGGCGATGGGGAAAATTAGAATGATGTTGACAACCCTAACATTTTTGGACGAATCGGACAGAATCCTGGCTCATTCGAGGCCACCAGAACCCGACCAAAATAGCTTTCCGAGATAGAGTTGTTCCACCGAGGTGTTCCCCACAGCATCCCTCGTGTATTTCCCGGAGGACGTACTCTATCTCATCTTCTGATAAGCACTTGAGTAAGGGGCCCTGAAAGGATTGCCTATACAAAATATTATTCAAAAGGACGAACCTGGGCACTTGCTTTTGATTTTTGTAGCCTGGGCTCGATCTTTTGGGAGCTTTTCATGTACTATGTATTCCACGATAGGAGTCATCCATGAGCTTTTCTGGACCGGGGGTATTTCTGCTTCAATAGAGAGCACCAGCTGGGTAAAACAGAGAACCTCCTGGGTATTTATCTCTGTCATGGAAGCAGCCAATTTGGCTAAAGTATCGGCCTCTGCATTTTCTTCTCGGGGAATTTGTTCAATACTCCAATCTGTCAGAGACGATGCTCGAGCAGTGATGAGCCTTAAATATTTGAGCATCTTTTCGTTCTTGACCTCGTACGTCCCTTTGATCTGCTGGGTAACCAACTGGGAGTCAGAATAAACAATGACTCGTGAAGCACCAACTTCCCGGGCAGCCTGTAACCCTGCCAAAACAGCTTCGTATTCTGCTTCGTTATTTGTTACCCTAGAGTCAATCCTCAACGCCAGTTTGATTTTCTCTTCTGATGGGGCGATCAAGACAACCCCCACTCCACACCCTGACAGGTTTGATGCGACATCAACAAACACCCTCCATACCTCTTCTTCAGCTGGTTGAACCATTTCTGTTAAGAAATCCGTTAATGCCTGAGCTTTTATTGCAGCTCGGGGTTTGTATTCAATATCATACTCCCCGAGCTCCACAGTCCATTTGACCATTCTCCCGGAGACTTCGGCGTGAGTCATGATTCTTCCAAGGGGAGAATTGGTGAGGACCACAATGGGGTGCGAGAGGAAATATGGCTTCACCTTTCGATCAGTCATTACCAGGGCTAATGCTACCTTTTCCAATTCATTGTATTTCAATTATGCTCCTCGAAGGGCGTGACTAACATAATATATAGGGTTCTGATCGGCTCCTTCTTCTTTGATGAGTACGGAACTAACAGCAAATTCAGTAGCGGAGCGATAGACCCATAATATTTCCCCGGGCTCAGGCTTGGTCAGAATAGGTAAATCGGCCAGGTGCTTCTTCAAGTCCTGAAAAGCTTGTTCACATTTGTCGTCCCAGCCAAATTTCTTCGCTTTCCTTAGGACTTGGAAGAATGGATAACTCCGATGGGCTGATCGGGAAATGAAGCGCGATAGGGCGGCAATCCTCCCGGTTAATTTCTGCATATCTCGGGCAGATTGAGGAGAAGGCATGTCCATTATTGCTTTGATTTTCTCAGGGTTAACCTCGATTCCCCTGTCAGTTACCAAAAAACCCAAAAATTTACCACTCCTAA contains:
- the LOC140830164 gene encoding uncharacterized protein, producing the protein MTDRKVKPYFLSHPIVVLTNSPLGRIMTHAEVSGRMVKWTVELGEYDIEYKPRAAIKAQALTDFLTEMVQPAEEEVWRVFVDVASNLSGCGVGVVLIAPSEEKIKLALRIDSRVTNNEAEYEAVLAGLQAAREVGASRVIVYSDSQLVTQQIKGTYEVKNEKMLKYLRLITARASSLTDWSIEQIPREENAEADTLAKLAASMTEINTQEVLCFTQLVLSIEAEIPPVQKSSWMTPIVEYIVHEKLPKDRAQATKIKSKCPDGSDQQDHCASIESPAPWKRKKLGRRITEYLMGISKYASIIDWGNTLQPCLWFKAVLPVEIGQSSTRVESYSSKNDQYRAIELDLVEEKRDRAAIRMEAYHSRIMKSYNKHVRARNFQIGDLVMKKVKSVGDVGKLEARWEGPFKIIRRVSSGTDYYLEDSQGHTLKRPWNVFHLKKYYV